The region GGATCGATTACGGCGAGCTCGAAGGGGCCCGCATGCTTTCCCCTTTCGTCGAAATCGTCCAGGCCGGCCGGGAGACGTTCGTCGACCGGAAGAATCCAGATTCCGAGGACGTACGGCTCGCCCGTAACG is a window of Thermodesulfobacteriota bacterium DNA encoding:
- a CDS encoding cob(I)yrinic acid a,c-diamide adenosyltransferase codes for the protein MYTGDGKGKTTAALGSAMRAAGHGLSVSIFQFMKGRIDYGELEGARMLSPFVEIVQAGRETFVDRKNPDSEDVRLARN